A single region of the Metarhizium brunneum chromosome 6, complete sequence genome encodes:
- the SPS19 gene encoding Peroxisomal 2,4-dienoyl-CoA reductase SPS19, with product MSYPESHYLSPIWRDDLFKGRVAFVTGGAGTICSMQTRALVRLGADACIIGRNVEKTEKAAKDIATVRPGAKVIGIGGCDVRKVESLKEAAARCAKELGGIDFVIAGAAGNFLVSMEAMSPNAFKAVMDIDVLGTFNTIKSTMPYLLKSPDARIIYVSATFHYTGMPMQGHVAAAKASVDSLMASVALEYGPRGVTSNVISPGAIADTEGAARLLTGDAAALKHRARAIPTGRLGTVKDIDDATVYLFSSAGSHVNGHVLVVDGGSWRRQGSLAMGGEDVKYPDFLLADGEEPKVKL from the exons ATGTCCTACCCCGAGTCGCATTATCTCAGCCCCATCTGGCGAGATGACCTATTCA AGGGTCGCGTCGCCTTTGTGACGGGTGGTGCTGGCACGATCTGCAGTATGCAGACGAGGGCGCTTGTGCGTTTGGGTGCCGACGCCTGCATTATTGGACGTAACGTGGAGAAGACAGAAaaggctgccaaggacaTCGCAACAGTTCGTCCCGGCGCAAAGGTTATCGGCATCGGAGGATGCGATGTCCGCAAG GTTGAGAGCCTGAAGGAGGCTGCTGCCCGCTGTGCAAAGGAGCTAGGCGGTATCGACTTTGTCAT TGCCGGAGCAGCAGGCAActtcctcgtctccatggAAGCCATGAGCCCCAACGCGttcaaggccgtcatggacATCGATGTCCTCGGCAccttcaacaccatcaagTCCACCATGCCCTACCTCCTCAAAAGCCCCGACGCACGCATCATCTACGTCTCCGCCACCTTCCACTACACCGGCATGCCTATGCAGGGCCACGTCGCAGCTGCCAAGGCGTCTGTTGACTCCCTCATGGCATCTGTAGCTCTGGAATACGGTCCGCGCGGCGTCACGAGCAACGTCATCTCTCCCGGCGCCATTGCCGATACTGAAGGCGCTGCCCGGCTTTTGACAGGTGATGCAGCTGCCCTCAAGCACCGCGCTAGAGCTATCCCCACTGGTCGTCTGGGAACTGTCAAGGATATTGATGATGCTACGGTGTACCTGTTCAGCTCTGCTGGCTCTCACGTTAACGGACACGTGTTGGTCGTTGACGGTGGTTCGTGGAGAAGACAGGGCTCACTTGCCATGGGCGGAGAGGATGTGAAGTACCCTGATTTCTTACTCGCAGACGGTGAGGAGCCCAAGGTGAAGCTGTAA
- the Sdr42e1 gene encoding Short-chain dehydrogenase/reductase family 42E member 1 has product MILLSLLVLLGVVVFIVRLNKIMTRTPELSSGISIYKAEALTREYVRRVDAKIKAEGIDFRKNHPPRLNRRYIVVGGSGWPPRLWDLWDLLDRLVGAQIILDLLDGGTPPSAIRLVDIRPPSRDEFSISGRASRVLFAQADITSDASTAAAFETPWPSSVARLPLTVFHTAAVIRPYERHPLFYTRCSRVNVVGTANSISAAQKAGADIFIFTSSSHVAARAVHWFSLPWRRHPRNLIQYLSDRDFFKPSKSPAEFPSNYARSKAEAERVVCAANTPGFRTGCIRPGNGVYGHRDDQIIGRMLRRGRVPTFSAPWVQSWVGARNVSLAHLLLQEALVGDAGAAVSGRPFTVTDEGPPMRFDDLYLLLDELSVTGLQVDYPPPAVLLLVAFAIEAYCVLLKKMPALGRLGLREPAEPMCLFQPGIVDSAVTQIADDGDARRPVGEGGLGYEGVCSTAEGLCVLVGEWNTWVEEQKKRD; this is encoded by the exons ATGATTCTATTATCGCTGCTTGTGCTACTTGGAGTGGTGGTGTTCATTGTGCGACTGAACAAAATTATGACGCGGACTCCAGAACTGTCGTCGGGTATATCTATTTACAAAGCAGAGGCATTGACCCGAGAATACGTTCGCAGAGTTGACGCAAAGATTAAAGCTGAAGGGATCGACTTTCGCAAGAATCACCCGCCAAGGCTGAACAGAAGATATATCGTTGTTGGTGGTTCCGGTTGGCCACCCCGTCTCTGGGATCTCTGGGATCTTTTGGATC GTCTTGTTGGAGCTCAAATTATCCTCGACCTCTTGGACGGCGGGACACCACCATCAGCAATTCGACTGGTGGACATTCGGCCGCCCTCCCGTGACGAATTCAGCATCTCTGGACGAGCATCCCGGGTATTGTTTGCCCAAGCGGACATTACATCCGACgcatcaacggcggcggcctttgaaacaccatggccatcatcagTCGCCCGCCTGCCACTAACGGTCTTCCACACGGCAGCCGTGATCCGGCCCTATGAGCGACATCCGCTGTTCTACACGCGCTGTTCGCGGGTCAACGTGGTCGGGACGGCAAACTCCATCTCTGCTGCGCAGAAAGCCGGTGccgacatcttcatcttcacctCGAGCTCCCACGTGGCCGCCCGCGCGGTGCACTGGTTCTCGCTCCCGTGGCGCCGTCACCCACGAAACTTGATCCAGTACCTCTCCGACAGGGACTTTTTCAAGCCGTCCAAGTCGCCGGCTGAGTTCCCGAGCAACTATGCGCGaagcaaggccgaggccgagcgCGTGGTATGCGCTGCAAACACTCCCGGCTTCAGGACGGGGTGTATTCGTCCCGGAAATGGCGTGTACGGCCACAGGGACGACCAGATTATCGGGCGGATGCTGCGGCGCGGTCGGGTGCCTACTTTTTCGGCGCCCTGGGTCCAGAGCTGGGTCGGCGCGAGGAACGTCTCGCTCGCGCATCTGCTCCTCCAGGAGGCGCTGGTGGGTGACGCCGGCGCGGCTGTGTCCGGGAGGCCGTTTACGGTGACGGACGAGGGCCCGCCGATGCGCTTTGATGACCTCTATCTTTTGCTGGATGAGCTCAGCGTTACGGGGCTCCAGGTAGACTACCCCCCGCCGGcggtgttgctgctggtggcgTTTGCGATCGAGGCCTACTGCGTActtttgaagaagatgccggCCTTGGGAAGGCTAGGGCTGAGGGAGCCGGCGGAACCCATGTGTCTGTTCCAACCAGGCATTGTGGACTCGGCGGTTACACAGATTGCTGACGATGGGGATGCGAGGAGGCCGGTTGGCGAGGGAGGGTTGGGCTACGAGGGCGTTTGTAGCACGGCTGAAGGGCTTTGTGTCTTGGTTGGCGAGTGGAATACCTGGGTTGAGGAACAGAAGAAGCGGGACTAG